The following proteins come from a genomic window of Phoenix dactylifera cultivar Barhee BC4 unplaced genomic scaffold, palm_55x_up_171113_PBpolish2nd_filt_p 000311F, whole genome shotgun sequence:
- the LOC120105556 gene encoding uncharacterized protein LOC120105556 gives MDDDRRPPSPEPSERSVSPDTPRSAAGQAGLAGVYQLMAQVLQQQQMMQLAAMPSADSCYERFRRLNPPTFEGGSDPMAAETWIREIEKMFRALHFPDEVTVRLATSMLTGNAEYWWTAMETAYAVDRLTWRDFKRMFYNQYFPDSVHLAKQNEFLTLTQTDQMSVLEYANKFNELGRFCPQFMEDERSKVNRFEQGLRLRLT, from the exons ATGGATGACGACCGGAGACCACCCTCCCCGGAGCCCAGCGAGCGGTCAGTTTCCCCGGATACTCCACGGTCTGCAGCAGGTCAGGCAGGCCTAGCCGGAGTGTATCAGCTTATGGCGCAAGTGCTGCAACAGCAGCAGATGATGCAGTTGGCCGCTATGCCATCAGCAGACTCCTGCTATGAGAGGTTCCGCCGACTGAACCCCCCGACCTTTGAGGGTGGGTCTGACCCTATGGCGGCTGAAACATGGATCCGGGAGATAGAGAAGATGTTCCGAGCCCTCCACTTTCCTGATGAGGTGACAGTCCGGCTGGCGACCTCTATGCTGACAGGAAACGCCGAATACTGGTGGACGGCCATGGAGACGGCTTATGCCGTTGACAGACTCACCTGGAGGGACTTTAAGAGGATGTTTTACAATCAATACTTTCCGGACTCAGTGCACCTGGCGAAgcagaatgagtttttgacactaACCCAGACTGACCAGATGTCCGTTCTGGAGTACGCCAATAAATTTAACGAACTGGGACGATtttgcccccagttcatggaggatGAGAGAAGTAAGGTGAACCGGTTTGAGCAGGGATTGAG gttgaggctgacctga
- the LOC103719715 gene encoding dormancy-associated protein homolog 3-like has product MSLLDKLWDDTLAGPQPDAGLGRLRKPFSLSIRPPSAREEAAAGGGGGGGRSYGEEEEPRVSRAIMIKRPTGRPSPASGTPPSSPAGFTPPVSPFAGGGRGKEWNRFRRKYERRGGETVGVEEESSFPPFEM; this is encoded by the exons ATGAGCCTTCTCGACAAGCTTTGGGACGACACCCTCGCCGGCCCCCAACCCGACGCCGGTCTCGGGCGCCTTCGGAAGCCCTTCTCCCTATCTATCCGCCCGCCCTCCGCCCGAG AAGaggcggcggccggcggcgggggCGGTGGAGGGAGATCGTacggcgaggaggaggagccgaGGGTTTCGAGGGCCATCATGATAAAGAGGCCGACAGGGCGCCCGTCTCCGGCGAGCGGGACTCCGCCATCGTCCCCGGCCGGATTTACTCCTCCGGTCTCCCCCTTCGCCG GTGGTGGAAGAGGGAAGGAGTGGAACCGCTTTAGGAGGAAATacgagagaagaggaggagagacgGTGGGGGTGGAAGAGGAGAGTTCTTTTCCTCCGTTTGAGATGTGA